DNA from Balaenoptera musculus isolate JJ_BM4_2016_0621 chromosome 4, mBalMus1.pri.v3, whole genome shotgun sequence:
AGCTGGGAAGCTCAGCCCCTACTACCCTGCAAGCCCTGCCTTGGCCTCCCTGCCCGACCTCCGTCTCTGCTACAGGAACAGCCCGGCTGCTTTCTCTAGTTCATTCGTGTTCAAAGAACTCATGGCAGGCAGTGGTAACCATGGCAACAAAAGCCATAAATTCCTGGAAGTCGCATTCACCATCTCCATCGTTGTCCAGTGTCTCCATGACTTTGTCCACAACCTCCTGCTCCTTGATTTCCTAAGAGAAATAAGAGCAGTTGTCCAGCTTGTTTCTAAATGAAATATAAGGACATCAAAACATGATCAGAAGTTGGCTGGCTTTAATAATTTGTATCAGAAACAACCTAAGACATGAAATGCAAAATGCCAGAAAGGACTTCTCCTGTGACCAGGAGGCTGTTGGCTGGCAGAAGTCTCTGGGGGTCTGAGCCTTGTCTTCCACCTTCCTTTAGGTCCAGTGGGGCCTGGCCTACTTAAAAACTGAATGGAACAGCCAAGATCTGAAAAACTGCGGGTTGTTTGTGTTAAAATACCCAGAAAAGAATAGTACGGTCTAGATCAGCCTGAGCATATTATATGCAAATGTCTGAACTTCTGGCTCCTGTAAGTTTTTCATTGCTTCTGTGTGTAGAAGGCCCTATAGTGAGGGCTTCCAGTGGATTTTCATGTTTTGAAAGCGGTTTTTGGCTGAAATAACTCTTGGGAACATACCCTAAATTTATTAACTTCTTGTGTCTTTTTGCCACTTGAGTTGCCTTCCAGGTGTCCTGGGACTTTTCCTGACATTCTGCCCAACGTGCAGCCAAGTGAGGTGAAAGAGTCTCAGAGGAACGGACACAGTGAAGGAAAGATGTACACTGAGCGGAATGCTCTGAATAACCAGTCCTCAGGGCAGGAGAGCTTGGCCTGAAGAAGTTGAGTGTAATGTACAGTGGCTGCCTTGGATGTAAAACATGTAAAAGGTTGAGATTCCTGTGGGCATTGGGGTGGGACCTATACACAACTGCTAAAAGATTAATTTCAATTACATGATAGATTTGCCTCCAAACAGAAACTACCTCATAAAACCAGGCCAGCAATGTTCATGATACCTTGATACACTTACTGTGAATTACTTATCTTTTACAAGTTGTGGTTCCCACATGCtaagctttttctgtgttttaaatcaataattaatgACAGTAGCTGCACTTGTTGAGCCGCACTTGACAAGCACtgtctcatttcatcctttcAACAATTCGTTTTACGGAAGAATCAGGGCCCTTCTTCTGATTGTTAGGTTACGAGGCAGAATCGGGGGGACCAGGTAAGTGAAAGCGTGCGTGGGGCAGCTGCCACTCGGTGAACTTGGATGCCTGAGAAAACCAGCCCCAGAATCAGACTAGGGGGTCCCACCCCAAGCCTGCAGGCCTCTTCCTCTGCCAATGGGGTGTTTGGGTGGGGCGGGGACAGCGGGGTGGGAGGAGCCCTGCAGACATGGGACATGGGGCCTGGGGCTTGTCCTACACAGTGGCCCAGCCTGCCCAGGAGGACAGCTGCCCACCACTGTGTGGCAGGGCCCTGGCCTGGGGCTCTCGTATCTTCCCCGGAATTAGCTCTTGGTCAGACACTAGTGCACTGGTTCATGGTCTGGCCATTTCCTCTGCGTGTGACTGGTCACTTCAGTGACCTTGGTTCTGGGCACCAAGGGAAGGTCAGGCACCAGGTGGACTGCAGTTCATTGCCTCGAGGACACGGGGCTCATGCAACAGAGATAATGCGTGTGGCTGATCCGAGGGCAGTGGAGGCAGCGGGTGGGAAAGCCTGGACACACGTCCACCAGAGCAGGAGCTGCCAGGGCAGGACGGGGCTCATTGGGCGCCCTCACGCAGCTTCTCAAGTTCCCCTCCAAGGCCCCTCACCCCACAGAGCCCCCTGCAAGGCCCCGGGGCCTCTCTTGTGAGCAGCTTGTGGCCACTCAGTGATGCATCAGGTCGTGGGGCCTGTGCCTCTCCCAGCATCGACCGAGCTGAGAGCTCAGTAACGTCTGCTGAGTGAACGGCATCTTATCACCATGTAACCATGTAGGAAAAGCCGAAACAGTCCTTTTCCCAAGAacaaaagcttattttttaacAGCCTTCTTATATATTCACTGTGACCCACAGTAAGTCATGAGTACATCCTTAGATTTTTCAGAGAAAAGGCAGTATTATTTGGAACCTGTACTTTTGCATTTGAGACAGCAGTTTTTCCTTGATGCTCCTACTGCACACAGAATGAATATGGTGGGGCCTACCTAAGCCAGCCTCTGTACTGAGGGCTCATCAGTGCAAACACGTTTTCAGAAACAACCTAGGAGTCCTGACACTGACCTGGAACCACCTTCAGGGCAGCTCAGAAGAGAAAGTGGGCAGGTGTTTCACAAGCAGACAGGAGAGCAGATTAACTTGtcagttttaaaaagcaagactcaCCTCTAAAAAATGCGAAAGCTCATTGTTGATGAGCTCCTTGAGTTCGGACTTCTTCAGCTTGTGCTTGTCACCTTCCCTTCCGGAATATTGATGGAAGACGTCAATGAGGGCCACCATGGCCTTCTCCAGCTCAGACATCCTGGGGGCCACAAAGAAAGATGCCTTCTAGCACAGAACAGTTAAGGTGTTACCTACTCAGACCTCAGCCCCCAGGGGGCAAGACGGCCTTGGCTCACCTCCCCTTTTGGGCTCAGAGGGGTGCATCTCTCCGGTCACCCCTTGGGACCACTCTTCCCCACCCCCGTTCTCTTTACTCTGTTCCCAcgccctctggcttctggttggtttggccaatgggaaacTTCAGCCAAAATACAGAGGCAGAGCAGTGAAGGGGCTTCGGACTGACTCCttccaccaccccccccccggaGGCCCCCTCTGCCCTGGCTCCAAGATGAGAGGACAGAGCAGGGGAGCAAGCTGTTAGAATGAACTGCGGTGACTAGGAACCAAATGAGGATACGAAAGTCAATAGGGTCCCTATGCTCTGTCaatgaacaattagaaaacaTAGCGGGAAAGTCTTATTTTACAGCAGCACACACGTATTACTAAGAATAAGTTTAGCAAGAAAAGTGCAGGTCCTTCCAAAAGATACTAAGGTCATAAAATGTAGGAACTTACTTTCCTTCGAATGGATATATAaatttaactcattttttaaaactcaatttttaacaaaaatgtctatggcatttttttgttttttggatgggTGAGGAACATGACCAAAAAACAGCTGTAAAATTCAACTGGAAAAATAAGTATGATAGAATTGCcacaaattttttgaaaatgaagatcAAGAAAAGGTACCTTGACTACCAGAAACACACGTGTATTATACGGTCGTCTGACGAAGCTGTCGTAGGGAGCAGAACTTGCCACCccaaatgtctctttggcatgcagattattttgGGCTGAAAACGATCAAGGCCCTGAAGTTTCAGGAAGAAACACTGACCTTCCCCCTTAGCTGCCTGAATCAGAATTTAGATGGAGGGCCTGTTACGGGAATGGACCACTCACTAGAGATGTCAGCAGAGAATATGGgccaggggtgggcaggggaacTCTTAGAGATCtgagtccactctgtgtcccatcACGTCTTCATGGCACAGCAAACACTgctttaccaaacatttgcttttccatctccgtCTGAATTgctttcctcccctttgaagtcccagaccacccccaccccccaacagcctcctttgtctttagctgatcatggtatttaaggtgaaggTCTGGGGCATTTTTGTGAGTGACTCAgtcttcctgggtctctcccacgtATGCATGTTATTAAACTATGGTTTGAGtttctcctgttaacctgtctCACGtctatttaattcttagaccagccagaagaacctagaagggtggaGGGAAATGTCTTCCTCCCCAACACCAGCCCTGAAGCCAGAACAAATGGGCCGGAGGCTGGGCCACTGCCAGGCACTTGGTATTCATGGAGGCGTCGCCATCCACTTCTCCGCACTTGCACTTATGGAAGCAGGAGGCTTCCATCTCCCGTCCCAGCGCATACCTTATACCGTGGCCTGCAACCTAAGGAAACAGCTGTTCAACCCTGGGAATCAGGCAGTTTACAAAGGACTGCTTGTCAATTGTTTCACAGAACTGAGACACTCAGCGAGAGAAATTTGCCAACTTTTGGCCTTGAGTTCTAATCATTAAAGAATCTTTGCAATGtcatagttaaaaataaataaaagaattatgtCTAATTTTTGCAAAACCATTCCTGGGTTGAATATCTTTtgcatcttaaaaataaattggaatataacattaaaatttttatttttgtttctgattttcaaatgaaaaaggattgaggatttttgccttgGCCTGATCTTTGCTAAATTCACCCTATTAATAATCAGTATACTTTGTTTTGCTCTAAGTCCCTAAAAATCAGATATATCACACATAGATAGAATAATGCAGATGGATTAAAATCTTTAACATTTCATACATTCTTATCCTTTGCATTCGTtttcaattattaattttttttaaaacaaaaaacccaggaaACTTTCACATGACCCTTATGCTTCTCAAGCTTCATGATGATTTGGGGACGGGGAGGCTAAATTACTTTCTGTGTGAAGTATGACTAgcgggattttttttaaaggaaaggcatAAAATATATAACCCACATGAGAAAACTCcataaaatgtgattttcttcATAACCACACtacaaattaactttttaaagtttttcctgTTAAATTCTTCCCAATTGATGATTAAAGGTTGTCttttaagagaaatggaaatcaaatatcCATGTTTCCCTTTCACTTCATTCCATGAATGTTCCACATTAACCTTTTATTTCGAAAACAAGAGAACTTTTGGGGGTTAACTCCTCAGAAGGACACATCACACAAGATGTGAGAGTCCCTCTGGGCAAGCGGCCCTATCTCCCCAAGAAACTGTAAGACTGAGGAAGGTGAAACCCGCCGTAAACCGCAATTTCTTGGGCTCGATGTGGAATTTACTTGCAAAGGCCCCCTCACTTGCCAGGTGTTGTGGTTTCTGCGCGGCGTCCAGGGCGCCCTGACATTTGCGCGGAGCAAGGCAAGACGCTCGCTCGGAGCATCAGACCACCTGTCCTTCTCCGCGGAGGGACGCAAACCCCTGGTCTTCAAGGAGTTAAGGAAGAGGCCCGTTTGCAGCAATCACCTGAGCCACCAGACGTGACGTTTCCCCGACTTGTGGCGACAAAAACAGGCAGAACGTACCTCTAGCTGCCCCGAGTTGAGGGAGCCGTGTCCACAAAGCAGTAGTAAGAGTCACACTTTTGAAATGCTGCCAATTATCCTAAAGGAGTTTTTAAACTACCACCCAGTTCCCAAGCCCACCCTCCGGGCCCTGCCCCCAAAAGACCAGAGCAGGTTCCCCTGAGGGTCCTCACGTCAGCGGTCCTTGGTGGTCGCTCCTGGAACCTCCTGGCTGCGGCGTCCTGAGTAGCAGGAGTGGGGCGGAGGCAGCCTCTTATTCGTTCCCTGGCAGGGGCGGGGCCGGCACCGTCCCCCTGCGGGCCAGGCAGCCAATGGGGGCCGAGGGcggggtggtgggcggggcctgcgCGTCAGCTGGCTCCGCAGCCGGtcgggcgggggggcgggggtgctGGGGCTGCCGGGCTGCACACAGGGCCGCATTGACGGCGCCACCGGGGACTCGTTGGGGAGCCAAGCCTGCACTCGGGCCAAGGAAGAAAAAGGCCCGTGGGGCAGAAAGCGGGGAGTCAGCTTTTtgtgctgtttttaaatttatgcatGAATATTGATGTTCCTCTAAAGgcaaggatgggggtggggagaggagacgAACTATTGATTGAAACCGACAAAGCAAATGTGCAGCCAAGCGCAGGCTGAATGCGGGGGATTCAGGGCCCGCGAGCCGGTTTCCAGTGGGGAGAGCCCTGAGCTTCGCCCCTGCTCTGGCCCCACTAACCCTCAGGCGGGACGCCTGTGGACATCAGTATCCCGAGCTAAGCCACTGGCCCAGCGTCTGCAGGGACTGAAATGTGGGGCGAATAGTTTAATATGATCGCGGACACATGCCAGGCCCACCCGAAGGCCTCCCCATCCCCCCGGGGTGAGTGGCCGCAGACTGTCAGAGCAGCACAGTGCCCAGGCACGCCCTGTCCAAATGCTCTGGTTTAGGGGAGGTGCAGGCAGGGGTCCCTCACCGAGGCCTCACAACCAGCCAAGGTAAGTCAAGTCCAGACTCCCCACTGCCGTCTTGAGAGGCTCCCTACAGGCCTTCCTTTAGACAGATTATACAAAGCGCACAGGCCCCAGACTCATCAAAGGACGTCTGAACCAGAATCAGGCCCTCTGCTGACTCGGGTTCACAGTGGCCGCGGAAGGGTCAGCACACGAGGATGTCTGTGGACACAGCTGTCTTGTTCTTGGTACTTTCACTAGCTTTCCCTATCACAGTGGCTACACGTAGGGGAGCCAGCGCAGGGGATTCTGCAGTGGCCAAGCATGTCTGTCTTGACTGTACATTCAGGCGCTGAGAAGTAACTACAGGGGCGCTCTGTGCACCAGCGGGGCCCCCCGTGAGTGTGCTGAGACTCCCCCTGACCACCAGAGAGTCCTCCTTTGACTGGTGGGTCCAGGGCCAGTTTGCGGCCCCAGGACTTAGCATCAGCTCAGAGCCCGTATCTGAGGATGCCATCCTCGGGGCCTCACAGCACCTGAAAGCCCGTCTCATCCCGATGGgcagcccctctcctccctgtggGCCCTGGAGCCGGGCGGGACGCAGCCTGCACTTGGCTGTCCCAGGAGGCCGAAGTCTGCGCCCAGAGGGCAGGCCCTGCGCTCACGAGTCCAGTAGTTGGATGAGAGAATTCCAAACTATTTTTTTACTCCTGAGGGAGCAGGCTAAAGTTCTTCTTGTGCACACTGAAGGGCAGACCCAGAGTCCAGGACGTGGCTAAGGCCCACAGGGGTGGCGCCTGGCACCCGTGTGAAGCCCCCAGAGCACAGCTGCTCCTTTCTCGGAGGCGGGCAAGTTCTGTGCTTCCCCGAACAAGCCTGCTCTCCCTGTGGGGCAGCTGAGGAAGCAGGGCCAAAGCACGTGGCTCAGGTCCCAGCTACGGGGTGTGGGGACAGGCTGGGGACCAGGCCGGTCAACTCAAACCCAAGGCTCATGGCCCAAGCTATTTCCAGGCCATACTTCTGGGACAACTTTCCCTTATCATGAGAGTGAACCAGAAGCTGTGTGTCACCCCTGGGAAATTAATGCCCCGATCAAAGGGTTGGCACAGCAGGGGGCGATGCTCATCACAAACCCATTTAACTTGCCACTTTGGCCTGTGCAGAAGCCGCTGGGTCTGGGAGGCTGGCTGTGGACTCTTAACAAACGCAACCACCCTCAGCTTCGACTGCAGCTGCTGTGCCAGGTGAGGTGTCTCCCACAGAGAAAGTCGACACAGCCCCAGCGCTTGGTGTGCAGCTATGGATTCACTAATGCCTTTTTCTTCAAACCAGTTTCCAAGGACCACCAGCAGCAGTTTGCTCTTACCTGTCAGGGCCAGAGGTGCACCCTCAGTGTCACCCCAGGGGCATGTCAGTTCTGCTCTAGGCCAGACACTGTCTGCAGAGACCTGGACCACGCACGGGCCGCTCTGCTGATGACGGTGTGCTTGTTGGGTCTGATCGGAAGGAAGTGGCAAGTACTGTAGATGCCTCAGCAAGACATATAAAAACTAGAGAGTGGCAGATAAGCCCCACAGAAATTTAGGGCCCACCACCTCAGAGAAGTCCCTGGGGCTCCAGTGGTTCAGGACACATTGAAATATCCCCTTCACATGAAAGACAAATTGCTGCATCTTGCACCACCTGCCAGGAAAAGAAGCACAGCATTTAGCTGGGGTTTGGGGAAATTAGATATGCCATACACTACATTTGCACATGCTATTTCACCCATGAGGCTGGCAGTGCCAAGTGGGGACCAGAGCAGATCTAGGCTGTGGTACAAGCTGCTTCACCATTAGTTCTCAGGACCCAGCAGATCCGACGATATTCAGAGTGTCTACGGTGCCCTGGGATTGGCACGGACCCTCTGACAAGCACCAGCGGGAGATCCTAGCACAGGAGTTTGGAAAGTCAGTGTCCTCTTTGGCAGCTAATGATTGTCATTTCAAGAACAGCTTCTGGCTTGCTGTTGGCCTTAGTGGAGGCCTCCCAAACACCTAACCCAGGGACCTCAGGAGACCACGCAGCCCAAGTGTTGTCGGACCCACCTCGCCACAAGGTTGGGCGTGTCACAGCAGCGTCCCATCAAATGGAAAGTGCAAGAAACATGCGTAGGCACTCAGACTCCTTGGACACCAACTCCTGTGGCATCACCCCCCCTCTCAATCCACGTCTGGGGTCTCCAGGGTGTTTCTTATAACCAATTGGCTGTGGAAGAAAAAACTTGAGCCTGCTTTCTGGGGGGTCTGCATGACATGCTGGGACCACCCCGAAGTGGCCAGAagcagccctgcagccccacGCAAGGGTTACCTGgaaggagacagggaagggaggtcCTCTCAGGGCAGAACTTGGAGTGGTTTGTTTGGCTGTCCATTGTCAGGCGTGAGACGTGGCTGGAGCAGGGATCTGTATTAATTCATGGGTGGTTGCTAATGATTTCATTGGTCAGCAACTTGGAAGGAACAGGATTGGAAAATTGGTCCAAGGAAGGCTCTGGAAGAGGTGTGTGGATGGACCTCTCTGAAGGAGCAGTCTGTGGACACATTCGTGTTCCGGGCGGATGCCCACCAATGGGTGTGCCCTGCAGAAGAGCCTCTTAATAATCAGGTGGAGAATGACCGCCCCATGGGTGTCAGCTAGCTCCCACTGCAGCCACTCCAGGGCTCGCTCGATGTGTCCACGAACAAAGTGGCCATGTGGCAGGGGTGGAGGCGTGCAGGGCTCAGCAACATGCACTCCCCTCACCGAAGCTGGCCTGGCCACTGCTGCCGCTGAGTGCCCGGTCTGCCGGCAGCCAAGACTGACGCTGAGTCCCGTGGTGACCGGCCAGATGCCTGGTGGCAGGTGGATTACATTGGACCTCTTCCATCATAGAAGGGGCGGAGATCTGACCTCACTGGAATAAACATACACTCTGGGTATGGAAGACGTTGCTGCCTGCACTGCTGCTGCCGGCACCAGCATCCGTGACCTCCCAGGGCCTCCACTGCGTCTGAGCCGGGGACTCGGTTCCCAGCGAAGGAAGAGCAGTCTTACCACACATCCCGTCACCCAGAAGTGGCTGACCCGGTTGAAAGCTGGAATAGCTTCGTGAAGAGTTGGTTATAACgccagaagggagggaggcaaCACCCTGAAAGGGTGTAGGATACGACCCATACTTTGAGTTAGGGACCATTATATGGTGCTGTGTTCCCCAGAGCCAGAATGCGTGCGTGTGGGAGTCGAGAATTAGAAGTATGAGTGGTCCTCTCACTGGTACACTTCATAACCTCCTTGcagaatttttgtttcttgtcCTGGCAGCTTTGGAAATTTTACTCTCCAGAGGGGAAGGCTTCCACCAGGGCTCAGAGCAATGGTCCCACTGACCTGGAAGCTGAGATTGCCACTGGCCACTTTGGGCTCCTTATGCCTCTGAACCAACTAGCAAAAAAAGGGTTAATCTATTGGCTTGAGTGATTGATCCCAATTACCAAGGTGGGGAGTTGTGTTACTGCTACACGACGGTGGCAGGGAGGACTTTGGAACCTGGGGATTCTCGGGGGCTCCTCTTAATACTACCACCACCAGTAGTAACGGTTAATGAAAAAGCAGAGCCACCAAAAAATGAATTATCAGTGATTAAATAAGTATTGAGGACCCAGGCCCCTCAGGAATGAAGGTTTGGTCACTCTGTCCAATAAGGAACCCAGAGCAGGTTCTTGCTGAGGGCCGGGAGAGATGGGACGGGTGGCTGGAGAAGGAAGTCACGCACGTCGACCAGGACCTCAGGACCGGTTACACGGATGAAGGCTGCAGCAGCTGAGCATGTGCCTTTCTTGTTATACGTTGTGTGTATCTGCTaaccattttctcttctctgcgTCTCcgtttttattttgtaaacaagttGTTGGAGGTTAGCATTTCAGTTTAATCTTTAGGTAACGATTTTCTGTGAATGGTGGGTTGAGGACTAATCAACACAGCCAGCGATGGATACAGTAGCTGGAGGGAGTGTGCGTCTCCTCACCGGGGGAGGAACCAGCTCACTGGTAACAAAGAGACCTGTGTCTTCTGGGGCTGCTTTAGTTGCTGAAAGGGAGTCCAGACGTGTGTAGAATGTTGCCGATGGATGTTGAGTACCAAACGGGGGTGACTGTTGTGAATTCATTGCCTCTTGGGTCCGGCTGCCTTCAGCGCCCCCTAATCAGGCCTCCTGGCGGGGAGCCTGGAGTTGTGCTTTGGAGGGAGGGCCTTCGAGGCCCCGCATGGGGAAGGAGCTTCTCTCCTGCTCCTGGTGGAGCACGTTTGCCTGTCCCGTCCTGCTTCACCGTCCTTCACAGCATCTACTGGCGCCTGGCTCCAGGACGTGGCCAGCGCGGGCTGCCCTTGCAGCCTGGCCTGGCGTGGAGGCCGCTTCGCCCTGGTTCTTTGACGTGTGTACTCCAGGCCCTGCATTCACAtcagcccctcccctgcagcccttTAGATTCCTCTGTGCAGTTACTGCGCGATTGTAGGTTCATAATTCTTTATGTTAAACTTGCCCTGTTTGAATTACTGTGTGGTTTCCGTCTCTTGATTAGAACCAGGCTGATACACTAcgtaacaaggaaaataaaagggtTTATTAAGTTTTTACTACGCTTTTATTAGTCTAAAGTGATttcaacacaacattgttataCAACCGTGCTCCAATATtagataaaaattcttttaaaaaatggctacctaaaaaaataaaataaaatgatttcaaaataaaagatttaaaagatgcGCTGAGGAAAGAGTGCGCTTGGCAGAAGGGACAAAGTGGAGGGAAGAAGAGCTCTGACGCCAGAAGTCAAGTGTTAAGTTTTGAGTGTATAAAATCCCCCAAACGATGTGCTGTTTTTTTACCTACAGAAAACAcctctgacaccaaatgtgtgggctTTTCGCCACAGCAACCCACTCTCCTGTACCAGCTGGGCGTCCTACGGTCTAACTGCATTCTGACAGCGTCCACCGCAGGTTAGGGGCTCAGTCCCACGAGACGGCCCCCTTCAGGGGCCACTGCAAGACCCTAGCCATGGACGGCCTGTAAACTGGGGTCCCACGCCCCCTCCTCTGGTCCAGTGATCTgccagagcagctcacagaacccAGAGAAGCGTTTTACTTGCGTGGTTTCCAGTATATTGTAGAAGGGTAGAACCCAGGAACGGCCGGACGGAAGAGAagcagagggcaggggtgggggggagcccGGAGCTTCCTGCTCTCTGGGCGCCTCTCCCTGCCAGCCCCGCCACGTGCTCGCCAGCCCGGAAGCTCCCTGCCCTTATGCTGGTGGGATTGTATGGCGGCTTCCCCACGTGGGCCTCACTCACCCGtaactccatctccagccccgcCACGTGCTCGCCAGcccggaagctctccaaacccctttGTCTGGGGTTTCTATGGAGGTTCTATTACGTAGGCATtggttgattaaatcactggccactgGTGATTAACTCCATCTCCCGCCCCTCTcccgcccctctcccctccattaGAGGAttagaggttgggggtggggctgaagtTCCAACCCCTAGTCACGGTGGGTTCCTCTGGGACCAGACCCATCCTGAAGCTCTCCAGGGGCCTCAGGGTCACCTTGTTAGCATAatctcaggtgtggttgaaagggatttattatgaataacaaaagatctTCCTCTCACCCCTGTCACTCCGGGAATTACAAGGGGTTTAGGAGCTCTGTGACAGGAATCAGGAACCAAGACCAAACGTATctttattatatcacaatatcacacaaTGTAATGAGACTTTGTAAATATAAACAGCCCATCTATAAAAGGAATATGTACTATTGCCCAAATAATAAAAAACTTAGGGAGACCGAGCACCGACAGGGCTGGTTGTTGGAACGCCATCACTGTGGGTGTTTTTCCAGGAGCTTGAGACCAAGGGGCTGCTGGGCATTGGCCCTGGAAGGAAGGTGTCTCCTGTGAATAACGCTGCAGCGGCTCCCCTGATTTTGCCGTCTCCACAGCCCAGGGCCATCCGCTTGGCTGGTGGTCGTGGCATTGCTGAGAAGCGCCCAGTCTCTCCGTCTGCAGAACTTCAGGGGTAATGGCAAGCG
Protein-coding regions in this window:
- the S100B gene encoding protein S100-B, with product MSELEKAMVALIDVFHQYSGREGDKHKLKKSELKELINNELSHFLEEIKEQEVVDKVMETLDNDGDGECDFQEFMAFVAMVTTACHEFFEHE